DNA sequence from the Oncorhynchus clarkii lewisi isolate Uvic-CL-2024 chromosome 24, UVic_Ocla_1.0, whole genome shotgun sequence genome:
gtcagggcttgACAAACATTGAGCATTTTAGAGAGGACCAGCGGAGATAAATGCAAATATAATTTCTAAAATGTATCTGGAATAGAAGGTTCATCAAAATGATGCATGGTTCTCTTTGTATTGCTACGTTCCCACTATGTTTTGGTAGTGGCACATTTAGTGGGGTGGTAAGGAATTCAGGTAAATGTTTCAAATATGCAATACAAAGTGTCTGAGTAGTATACACTAAGTATACACAACAttaaaaacacctgctctttccatgacagactgaccaggtgaatccagatgaatccagttgaaagatatgatcccttattgatgtcacttgttaaatccacgtcaatcagtgtaaatgaagggaaggagacatgttaaagaatgatttttaagccttgagacatggattgtgtatgtgtgccattcagagggtcaaTGGGCAACACAAaacatgtaagtgcctttgaacgaggtatggtagtaggtgctaggcAGTTTGTGTCAAAGGACTGCaatgttgctgggtttttcacactcaacagtttcctgtttaCCTTGTAGAGTCGATGCCCCGAccaattgagactgttctgagggcaaagggagggaggggtgggtgggACGTTCAATTTACACAGAACGAAAACAGAATTAAAAATGCAAAATTCTCTGAATTCCAGAACCCTCTTCCACaacacccccactctctcctcacATACTTTGTGATGGCTGTATGACGCCTCTGTGTCAGACATTTCCCTCCATAAAAATTGATTATCACAAACGGTCTAGCCTAGTTGTTTGTTACGAACGTTGCTATCTGACTTAACTATTCTACCAATAGTCACGTCAAACATGATTTGTACATTATTAGTCATATAAACAAACAAACGCCAGTTTGGTTcccagttacagtgccttgcgaaagtattcggcccccttgaactttgcgaccttttgccacatttcaggcttcaaacataaagatataaaactgtatttttttgtgaagaatcaacaacaagtgggacacaatcatgaagtggaacgacatttattggatatttcaaacttttttaacaaatcaaaaactgaaaaattgggcatgcaaaattattcagcccctttactttcagtgcagcaaactctctccagaagttcagtgaggatctctgaatgatccaatgttgacctaaatgactaatgatgataaatacaatccacctgtgtgtaatcaagtctaagtataaatgcacctgcacagtgatagtctcagaggtccgttaaaagcgcagagagcatcatgaagaacaaggaacacaccaggcaggtccgagatactgttgtaacgaagtttaaagccggatttggatacaaaaagatttcccaagctttaaacatcccaaggagcactgtgcaagcgataatattgaaatggaaggagtatcagaccactgcaaatctaccaagacctggccgtccctctaaactttcagctcatacaagaagaagactgatcagagatgcagccaagaggcccatgatcactcttgatgaactgcagagatctacagctgaggtgggagactctgtccataggacaacaatcagtcgtatattgcacaaatctggcctttatagaagagtggcaagaagaaagccatttcttaaagatatccataaaaagtgttgtttaaagtttgccacaagccacctgggagacacaccaaacatgtggaagaaggtgctctggtcagatgaaaccaaaattgaactttttggcaacaatgcaaaacgttatgtttggcgtaaaagcaacacagctgaacacaccacccccactgtcaaacatggtggtggcagcatcatggtttgggcctgcttttcttcagcagggacagggaagatggttgaaattgatgggaagatggatggagccaaatacaggaccattctggaagaaaacctgatggagtctgcaaaagacctgagactgggacggagatttgtcttccaacaagacaatgatccaaaacataaagcaaaatctacaatggaatggttcaaaaataaacatatccaggtgttagaatggccaagtcaaagtccagacctgaatccaatcgagaatctgtggaaagaactgaaaactgctgttcacaaatgctctccatccaacctcactgagctcgagctgttttgcaaggaggaatgggaaaaaatgtcagtctctcgatgtgcaaaactgatagagacataccccaagcgacttacagctgtaatcgcagcaaaaggtggcgctacaaagtattaacttaagggggatgaataattttgcacgcccaatttttcagtttttgaattgttaaaaaagtttgaaatatccaataaatgtcgttccacttcatgattgtgtcccacttgttgttgattcttcacaaaaaaatacagttttatatctttatgtttgaagcctgaaatgtggcaaaaggtcgcaaagttcaagggggccgaatactttcgcaaggcactgtatatagaaatGTTTGTATTTCTTTTGGAAAAACGCAAACCTGTCTCCACTCACCATATCTGTGAGTTTCCTCTGCCATATCTGTGAGTTCCCTCTGCCATATCTGTGAGTTCCCTCTGCCATATCTGTGAGTTCCCTCTGCCATATCTGTGAGTTCCCTCTGCCATATCTGTGAGTTTCCTCTGCCATATCTGTGTGAGCGCGCCGGTCAAGTGCATGGCTTTTATGCACAGGTTTCGCGCCTCTCATTAATTGGTTCCTGCTGTTTTCATTGTCTATCAGAAATGTACATTTTTATGCAAATTATATCTTTATACTTTCTACTTGAAATTATTTTATATCAAGGTATACTCTGCACATAGCCTGTTGTTGGGTCACTTTGTTGATGGACCATAGGTGTAAAATCCATGTGAACATCAGTCGATAACCTACATTAGGCTATAAGCAACAAGGCCATAGGCCCTTTGTGGAATCTTACATTGATCTTACATTGTTGATACACCACAGATACCCATTTCCAGGTCTGAGATCAGAATTAAAATGATATAGAAACATTGAAGAGACACTGTACAAATCCTAAAACCTCGATGAGATGCTCTGTGATAATTGGTGTACTCCTCTTGGGAGGCGCCTGTTATTGGTTGTACTGTTGCGTTAACGTGCTCTGGTGGGAATCCCCAGTGCTGATCTACACAGTAACAGAGGTAAAAGCAGAAGCAGGCAACACAGAGGCAACAGGTCTCTGCTCTGACTGTCTGGAGCATTAGGTCTCAGTCTGTTCTCCTCAAGTACGACTTAGCGACCAGTCTTATATGTACTTACATTATGTATTACAGATGAAGGTTCTCGACAAGGAGGATTTCATTTGTTTTCCCTGCTAACCAACATGGACAATATTACGGTAAGACTTCCTATGCTCTAATAATGCTGACCCATTTTGTGTAAACAAAACTTTTGGGTCAACACTTTGAATGTTTGAATAACTGATTACTCTGATATATATAGCCTACTATGAGATAAAAACAACAACTATTGTAGTTACTATATAATATAAATGCCGGAAGTATTACTGAGTAAAATTGTGGTTCATAACACAATATTCTGGATAATTGTATTCAATTACTGTACATTACAACATGTCATGTTAAATCCTCTCTCAGCCAGACCAATGGCAGGCGATTGTGAACAAAAAGCTTAATTTCCCCCCGGAGCTGATAGCAGCCATTCAGGAAGACAACGCAATTCTGGTGGGCAGCCTGCTGTCCACAGGGGATGGCATCATCCGCCAGCTGGATGAGTCTGAGGACCGTCTGTGGAGAGAAGCCCTGAACCTGTCCATCCGCATGGGCAATGAGGACACTTTCTCCGCTCTGATGCTGGGCGTCAAGTTTGACTTTAGGCAGATCTACGAGGCGCTGCTGGTGGCGGTGGACACCAACCAGCCCCGGGTGGTCAAGAGGCTCCTGGACCGCCTGGACCAGGAAAAGGGCAACAAGATGGATGTGCGCTCATTCTCCATGGCCATATTTGACCACTCCATTGATGACTCCCAGTTTGCCCCCGGAGTGACCCCGCTGACCCTGGCCTGTCAGAAGGACCTGTATGACATTGTCACCATGTTGACTAAGAAGGGTCATGCCATCCCTCTGCCTCACTCTGTCTCCTGTACCTGTCTGGAGTGCAGGAACGGCCGTCAGTATGACCTGCTGAAGTTCTCTCTGTCTCGTATCAACACCTACCGGGGCATGGCCAGCCGGGCATACCTCTCCATCACCACAGAGGATGCCATGCTCAGTGCCTTCAGACTCAGCCGGGAGCTACGCAAGCTCTCCAAGAAAGAACCTGAATTTAAGGTATGAGTTAATTGATGTTGTGGGTAAATGACAACGTAGTACAATATTATTTACAGttttttacccttattttaccaggtaagttgactgagaacacattctcattctcaacaacctggggaatagttacaggtgggaggaggggtgatgAATGAGCCTATTTGTTGGTAACATTTTAACATCAAGGTAAAGTAAATCAAATTTGAATGTTAGCTCACATGAAGTCAAGAAAAGGAAGATCAAAGGCTCACATATCTAAAGGTCTGCTGGTGTATCTAGTTGTTTcagtctctgtatgtctctgtttgTGTTCCTCAGCCCCAGTACCTGAGCCTGGAAGAGCTGTGTCAGGAGTTCGCAGTGGAGATGCTGGCCATGTGTCGCAACCAGAGTGAGGTCACAACGGTCCTGAACATCTGTGATGACGATAATGAAGATGAACTGGACGAGCAGACCTTTGAGGAGGGGATTCCAACCCTGTCACGCCTACGCCTTGCAGTCAATTACAATCAAAAACTGGTAACTACTTTACCTACCCCATAAAACCTGTATTGTACTCAAACTAAATTATCTtcaaacaaataaaaatagaaacGTTTATAACATGTGAGCATGTGTTACTTTCACAGTTTTTTCTCCTCTTCTAGTTTGTGAGTCATCCCATCTGCCAGCAAGTGCTGTCGTCCATTTGGTGTGGAAACATCCCAGGGTGGCGGGGCAGCAAGACGGTCTGGAAACTCACTGTGTCTCTTGGGATCTTCTTCACCATGCCTCTCCTCTGTATGATCTACTGGGTTGCTCCCAAGTCCAAGGTTAGCTAAGAGTAGGGTCTGGATTCAATCCATATCACAGAAGTTTTGCGGAAGTTCCCGAGTTTATAGCTCAATTTAAATTGAAAGACAATGTTCCTGTGtttgcggagactgcattcacggttaACACGGTTaacactgcatatgtcggctcaatcggaaattgtCTTCACGTTTTAACGCGGATCTTCCACGATACTTCCCCCGATATcgattgaatccagccctagcgtaaaatacatttttcagaTGTGTTGTAAGGATTGTTTTTCTATTTCAGATTGGAAAGACTTTGAAGATACCTGTGATCAAATTCCTGCTGCACTCTGCCTCCTACCTGTGGTTCATCATCGCCCTTCTAGCTGAGTCTATTTTCATGGAGCTGTACCGCGATGAGTTCGCATCCCGGCAGCAAaacatcctctacaactccctccATATGATCTGGGTGGTCGGTAGGTCTATGTTATGTTGTAATTCTTTACTATCGATTCATCAATCTCTCATACCACAAACTCTTTACAAACGCTTTGTAAAGTATAGGCTcctttatacactgagtgtacaaacattaagaacacctgctatttccatgaaatagactgaccaggtgaatccatgtaaaagctatgatcccttattgatgtcaccacttcaatcagtgtagatgaaggggaggagacaggttaaagaaggatttttaaagccttgagataattgagacatgtattgcgtatgtgtgccattcagagggtgaatgggcaagactaaaaatgtaagtgccttagaacagggtatggtagtaggggccaggtgcaccggtttatgtcaagaactgcaatgctgctgggtttttcacactctgtgggaagcattggtgtcaacatgggccatcatccctgtggaacgctttcgacaccttgtagagtccaagccccgacaaactgaggctgttctgagggaaactcaatattaggaaggtgtccctaacttttggtatactcagtgtatgtagcATGTTAGAGATGAAAGTTTAACTATAAATGCTATTAGCATAATATGAAAATATAGGAACGACATGATCCTgcccctctaggtttcttctggAGTGAGTGTAAGAATGTGTGGGCGGAGGGTCTGAGGGGTCACATCGTGGACTGGTCCAACATTCTGGACATGATAGTACTCAGCATGTACTTGGCTTCCTTCGGTCTGAGAGTCCTCATCATGGCAATTGGTCATTTTGTTTGCCAAGACCAAAACTTGGTTGAGAAGTGTGCCTACTTCACCCAAACAGGTGAGCTGTACATACCAACAAGACATCTGTATTGTATATTCTATTTAATTCCGGATCATACAACTCAATATCCTGTTACTGTATATGATCACCTAAAGTACACTATTGGGTTTAATCCTACTGATCTTTATGAATCTTCGTGTATGGCTATTTCCTGTCTTATTGCAGTGCGGGATGAATGGTGGCAGGAGGACCCTCAGCTGATCTCAGAGATTCTGTTCGCTGTGACCAGCATGCTCAGCTTCACCCGACTGGCCTACATCCTGCCTGCCCATGAGTCTCTGGGTACTCTACAGATCTCCATTGGTATAATGATAGATGACATGATGAGGTAAGACAAGGACACGTCAGGACACTTTGTATTTCGAAATGACACTCCAGAAAGTAATGCGCAAATATAAAAATGAACTTAATGTTGTATAGTTCAAATAACACAACacttcttccctcttctcctttagGTTCATGTTTCTCTTGATGATCATTGGAACAGCTTTTCTCTGTGGACTGAATAATATCTATGTGCCCTACGCAACTTCTCCACATCTTGGACGGTATGACAGTTCTAATCTTTACCAGAATCTTCCAAACCTACAGAGCTCTATGCATTCATTCCTATTGCACTTTTCCTTTGGTTTCAGCTTCAATGAAACCTTCAGCTTTCTCTTCTGGACCATGTTTGGTGCATCTAATCAAGGCTATGTGGACATGCCAGATTTTGTCCTGGCTCAGTTTGTGGGCAGGGTCCTGTATGGGATCTTCACTCTCGTCATTGTCATTATCCTGCTCAATATGCTTATCGCCATGATCACTAATTCATTCCAGAAGATAGAGGTATAAAAGAATAATCTTGCATCGCAAATCAATATATCAAACATGTTCACATGTGCATGATACATGTGAGGGAAACTTATCAAAAAAACGTGTTTTAACAATGTCCTCTTTGACTGCCATCCTTTTGGTCCCTGTCAGGATGATGCTGATGTTGAATGGAAGTTTGCTCGTTCAAAGCTCTACTTGAGTTACTTCAGAGAGGGCTCCACTGTACCTGTACCCTTCAACCTCGTCCCCTCTCCAAAGGCCTTGTTCTACTTACTGAGGTAGGCTGGCCACTGACTGCAACACCGCTGGCCACTGACTGCAACACCGCTGGCCACTGACTGCAACACCGCTGGCCACTGACTGCAACACCGCTGGCCACTGACTGCAACACCGCTGGCCACTGACTGCAACACCGCTGGCCACTGACTGCAACACCGCTGGCCACTGACTGCAACATCTCTGTAACAAGCTTTAAACAGTGGAAATTGTCATCAAACCGTTCGGcaagtgttttttttctttgtcatagGGGCTTTTTCTGTTGCTGCAACCGAAAGAAAATTCCAGACTATCCTCCTATTGCCTCTATGGTGggttatagatatatataaaacatttttacCAACCTTACTACACAGAAGCATAATCACTTCAGACTCATACGTTTTTTCCTTTACACTTCCAGTCCAACAGTACAATGAACAACAGTGGAGAGGCAGGGATGGACCAAGTGTCATATCGCCTGCAGGTGGTCAAGGCGCTGGTACAGCGCTACATAGAAGCAGCCCGCAGGGAGTTTGGAGAGGCGACACGTAAAGGTAGAGGAACTAAATGTGCCCACAGTAAAGCATGTGTTAGCCCTATACAGGTACCTTGACATAAAGTCGAGAACAGTGACTGCTACATATTGTTCTTTGTGTTTATATCTCTCATGGGGGTTTTTGTTTTTAAACAGATGTGGGGAACAGGATCACAGAGCTGAACAAGGGGGTGGGGAGACTTCACTCTGATATGAAGACGTTCTATCAGAACCTGCAGAACAGCAAGTCCTTTGGCTCAAAGGGCGATGGAGGCAACTTCCTGGGCAAGTACATAAAAGGAGCAAAGAACAACTTTAAGAACTTTGATAAAAATGAGGCAATGGGGAATAGCCCAGACGTGTACGAGTCAATCTGCACCTCGtaggggtggtggaggaggggaagaaagaggaggggaaaacagaaatgATCCCAGGAGGTGTTTATagagaaaaacacccccacaaacAACAGTGAGAGCTCCCCAGACATCAGCCCTGAGTCCCATAGTGGGCAGGAGTTCAtggatagagaaacagagagtacCTGCACACAGGGAACAGTGGAAGAAAACACTAGCATCATGTAGTGATGTAATCCCTGCCTGATAGCTTTCTGTAAATATTCACAACAGCTATGCTTGCTTATTATGTAAGTTGCCTACCATTATGTGAGAAGCCTACCACTCCTACATGTTTTGTCTGATTATGCGTGTCATAAAAATGTAGCAATTAGCAAAAGCATGTTTATGAGTAGAAAAAAATAACCAAATAATTGCATGGATAACCTGATGATCAGTTTAAAATGTAGTAATTACATTTACTGTACCATAACATGTCTATATAGAGAACTCTTGTATGAAAAAACATTGTAACACTTAATttgacacccagtgtcataacacGCTATGTCATaacttgtcataatatggtcacaatactgtcatgacccatatatttacacctgttgtaagatatattgcattattttatggctggtatCAACACCTACAGTGTCAAAACCCATCTGTATTCAGTTTCCTTTAGTTTGAAGGTTTCTTAAATCCTTTGTTGTTGTAACGAATTCTTTACGTCGTCTTTTTTCAttcttttttaaataatttgtagAACATACACTATCACActtatgaagcattatgaccatactgtgtcactttacttggactaagaaaatacactttatgacactgttatgaagcattatgaccaccATAACCATATAAGCATGAT
Encoded proteins:
- the LOC139382639 gene encoding short transient receptor potential channel 2, with amino-acid sequence MDNITPDQWQAIVNKKLNFPPELIAAIQEDNAILVGSLLSTGDGIIRQLDESEDRLWREALNLSIRMGNEDTFSALMLGVKFDFRQIYEALLVAVDTNQPRVVKRLLDRLDQEKGNKMDVRSFSMAIFDHSIDDSQFAPGVTPLTLACQKDLYDIVTMLTKKGHAIPLPHSVSCTCLECRNGRQYDLLKFSLSRINTYRGMASRAYLSITTEDAMLSAFRLSRELRKLSKKEPEFKPQYLSLEELCQEFAVEMLAMCRNQSEVTTVLNICDDDNEDELDEQTFEEGIPTLSRLRLAVNYNQKLFVSHPICQQVLSSIWCGNIPGWRGSKTVWKLTVSLGIFFTMPLLCMIYWVAPKSKIGKTLKIPVIKFLLHSASYLWFIIALLAESIFMELYRDEFASRQQNILYNSLHMIWVVGFFWSECKNVWAEGLRGHIVDWSNILDMIVLSMYLASFGLRVLIMAIGHFVCQDQNLVEKCAYFTQTVRDEWWQEDPQLISEILFAVTSMLSFTRLAYILPAHESLGTLQISIGIMIDDMMRFMFLLMIIGTAFLCGLNNIYVPYATSPHLGRFNETFSFLFWTMFGASNQGYVDMPDFVLAQFVGRVLYGIFTLVIVIILLNMLIAMITNSFQKIEDDADVEWKFARSKLYLSYFREGSTVPVPFNLVPSPKALFYLLRGFFCCCNRKKIPDYPPIASMSNSTMNNSGEAGMDQVSYRLQVVKALVQRYIEAARREFGEATRKDVGNRITELNKGVGRLHSDMKTFYQNLQNSKSFGSKGDGGNFLGKYIKGAKNNFKNFDKNEAMGNSPDVYESICTS